One Deinococcus sp. LM3 DNA segment encodes these proteins:
- a CDS encoding molybdopterin oxidoreductase family protein codes for MNAASSRTVRTTCPYCAVQCNFDLHLEQGLVTRATPTRECPVAHGTVCKKGLAALNDLRHPDRLTTPLLRRDGQLVPVGWPEALAYVREALGPLVHSAPQRVGVFGSGSLTNEKTYLLGKFARVALRTPHIDYNGRYCMASASAALNRTFGLDRGLGFPLDDLPRSDLIVLVGANIAETLPPVMQYLKAARDRGGAVYAIDPRVTPTVKVAGRHLAPRPGTDGVLALGLLHLMKQWGRIRPTAPAHGLSDVLWHADDYPPARVAHECGVPEAELIALARAYADARTPLILTGRGPEQHTHGTDTVQAWINLAFLTGHVGKQGGGFGTLTGQGNGQGGREHGQKNDQLPGARSLRDPRHRAQMAAHWGVPEHHLPQPGHSAQELLNACGESGEGGLDALIVLGSNPVVSAAGAGQITEKLRALKHLIVIDFLPSETAQLATLVLPGSMWCEEEGTTTNLEGRVQRRRRAMTAPGAAREDWRILCDLAHAVGRPHGFTYPTFRDLQDDFFLATRGAKADYSGLSAERLDRASAQWPVPRADGPDTPLAYAPTYPTPDGLATLHVPRLPAPDLAPRALHLTTGRLSGQYQSGTQTRRNPALKGENAVQIHPDTAHAHGLRAGQSVTLVTAHGQATLPVTLTPGIRPDTLFVPFHWPGAANLLTDPTALDPHSRMPGFKITPVTLRPAPTPALHPAQTVPPPTPLIPRP; via the coding sequence ATGAACGCGGCCTCTTCCCGCACCGTCCGCACCACCTGCCCGTACTGCGCGGTGCAGTGCAACTTCGACCTGCACCTCGAACAGGGCCTGGTCACGCGTGCCACGCCCACCCGCGAGTGCCCGGTCGCGCACGGCACCGTCTGCAAGAAAGGCCTGGCTGCCCTGAACGACCTGCGCCACCCGGACCGCCTGACCACGCCGCTGCTGCGCCGCGACGGCCAGCTGGTCCCCGTCGGCTGGCCCGAGGCGCTGGCCTACGTCCGCGAGGCCCTGGGCCCCCTGGTGCACAGCGCCCCGCAGCGCGTGGGCGTGTTCGGCAGCGGCAGCCTCACCAACGAGAAGACGTACCTGCTGGGCAAATTCGCCCGCGTGGCCCTCCGCACGCCGCACATCGACTACAACGGCCGTTACTGCATGGCCTCGGCCAGCGCCGCCCTGAACCGCACCTTCGGCCTCGACCGGGGCCTGGGCTTCCCGCTGGACGACCTGCCCCGCAGCGACCTGATCGTGCTGGTCGGCGCGAACATCGCCGAGACGCTCCCGCCCGTCATGCAGTACCTCAAGGCCGCCAGGGACCGCGGCGGGGCCGTGTACGCCATCGACCCGCGCGTCACGCCCACCGTCAAGGTCGCCGGGCGGCACCTCGCGCCGCGCCCCGGCACGGACGGCGTGCTCGCCCTGGGCCTGCTGCACCTCATGAAACAGTGGGGCCGCATCCGCCCCACCGCACCCGCCCACGGCCTGAGCGACGTCCTGTGGCACGCCGACGACTACCCCCCGGCCCGCGTGGCCCACGAGTGCGGCGTCCCCGAAGCCGAGCTGATCGCCCTGGCCCGCGCCTACGCCGACGCCCGCACGCCACTGATCCTCACCGGACGCGGCCCGGAACAGCACACCCACGGCACCGACACCGTGCAGGCCTGGATCAACCTCGCCTTCCTGACCGGCCACGTCGGCAAGCAGGGCGGCGGCTTCGGCACCCTGACCGGCCAGGGCAACGGCCAGGGCGGACGCGAACACGGCCAGAAGAACGACCAGCTGCCCGGCGCCCGCAGCCTGCGCGACCCCCGCCACCGCGCCCAGATGGCCGCCCACTGGGGCGTCCCGGAACACCACCTGCCCCAGCCCGGCCACAGCGCCCAGGAACTCCTGAACGCCTGTGGCGAGAGCGGCGAGGGCGGCCTCGACGCGCTGATCGTGCTGGGCAGCAACCCGGTCGTCAGCGCCGCCGGAGCCGGGCAGATCACCGAGAAACTGCGCGCCCTGAAACATCTGATCGTCATCGACTTCCTGCCCAGCGAGACCGCGCAGCTCGCCACGCTGGTCCTGCCGGGCAGCATGTGGTGCGAGGAGGAAGGCACCACCACCAACCTCGAAGGCCGCGTGCAGCGCCGCCGCCGCGCCATGACCGCCCCCGGCGCCGCCCGCGAGGACTGGCGGATCCTGTGCGACCTCGCGCACGCCGTCGGCCGGCCCCACGGCTTCACGTACCCCACCTTCCGCGACCTGCAGGACGACTTCTTTCTCGCCACGCGCGGTGCCAAAGCCGACTACAGCGGCCTGAGCGCCGAACGCCTCGACCGCGCCAGCGCCCAGTGGCCCGTCCCGCGCGCCGACGGCCCCGACACGCCCCTGGCCTACGCCCCCACCTACCCCACGCCCGACGGTCTGGCCACCCTGCACGTGCCGCGCCTGCCCGCCCCGGACCTCGCGCCGCGCGCCCTGCACCTGACCACCGGCCGCCTGAGCGGGCAGTACCAGAGCGGCACCCAGACCCGCCGCAACCCCGCCCTGAAAGGCGAGAACGCCGTGCAGATCCACCCGGACACCGCCCACGCCCACGGCCTGCGCGCCGGCCAGAGCGTCACCCTGGTCACCGCGCACGGACAGGCGACCCTGCCCGTCACCCTGACGCCCGGCATCCGCCCCGACACGCTGTTCGTGCCGTTCCACTGGCCCGGCGCGGCCAACCTGCTGACCGACCCCACCGCCCTCGACCCGCACTCGCGCATGCCGGGTTTCAAGATCACGCCCGTCACGCTGCGGCCCGCCCCGACCCCGGCGCTGCACCCGGCCCAGACAGTCCCGCCCCCCACGCCCCTGATTCCCAGGCCCTGA
- the nirB gene encoding nitrite reductase large subunit NirB has protein sequence MTPTHPPRPAHVVIIGSGMVGHRLVQKLRDQADAGALNITVISEEGRLAYDRVHLSSHLDDPQPDLSLATDAEYAAQGVNVVYGRATDVNLHTREVTVAGRTLTYGALVFATGSVPFVPPVPGREAGGCFVYRTLDDLDAIREAARSARTGVVIGGGLLGLEAAGALRKLGLDTHVVEFAPHLMPAQLDAEGGATLRRTIEGLGIGVHTGKSTAAITSGEQGRVTGLDFTDGTRLETELLVFSAGIRPRDDLARQTGLTVGERGGIRIDDTGRTSDPHVYAAGECALHDGRIYGLVAPGYQMARVVAASVLTDLGLLTGEPPLFRGADLSTKLKLLGVEVASFGDAKGTTEGCRTVSLSDNVRGTYSKLVVSADGSRVLGGLLVGDTARYADLLDLTLSGTPLTVPPETLIVPPLPGTGLAATGDTLICSCENVRASALCAAVQDGARDVTSLKKCTGAGTGCGGCVPNMHGLLQTELRRLGVAVTNHLCEHYAHSRQELFDLIRVRGHATWDKVLAAHGSGLGCEICKPAVGSILASLHNDLVVAPQHAPLQDTNDAFLANIQKNGTYSVMPRVPGGEITADGLIAIGAVAKRFGLYCKITGGQRIDLLGAHVDDLPAIWEELIAAGFESGHAYGKSLRTVKSCVGSTWCRYGVQDSTSLAVRLELRYRGLRSPHKLKSGVSGCTRECAEARSKDFGIIATERGWNVYVGGNGGVTPKHAVLLASDLSEDGVITLLDRYLMFYVRTADRLQRTSTWLENLDGGLEYLRSVIVDDRLGICAELDAAMARHVGSYRDEWAAAVQDPAIRARFRTFVNSDARDDGIQWVDERGQIRPADNPHLYPLPLGGD, from the coding sequence ATGACCCCAACCCATCCCCCCCGCCCCGCGCACGTCGTGATCATCGGCAGCGGCATGGTCGGCCACCGCCTGGTCCAGAAGCTGCGCGACCAGGCAGACGCCGGGGCACTGAACATCACGGTCATCAGCGAGGAGGGCCGCCTGGCCTACGACCGGGTGCACCTCAGCAGCCACCTCGACGACCCGCAGCCCGACCTGTCACTGGCCACCGACGCCGAGTACGCCGCTCAGGGCGTGAACGTCGTGTACGGCCGCGCCACGGACGTGAACCTGCACACGCGCGAGGTGACGGTCGCCGGGCGCACCCTGACGTACGGCGCGCTGGTGTTCGCCACCGGCTCCGTACCGTTCGTGCCGCCCGTGCCGGGCCGGGAAGCCGGCGGGTGCTTCGTGTACCGCACTCTGGACGACCTGGACGCCATCCGTGAGGCCGCCCGCAGCGCCCGCACCGGCGTTGTGATCGGCGGCGGCCTGCTGGGCCTGGAAGCGGCGGGCGCGCTGCGCAAACTGGGTCTGGACACCCACGTCGTGGAGTTCGCGCCGCACCTGATGCCCGCCCAGCTGGACGCCGAGGGCGGGGCCACATTGAGGCGCACCATCGAGGGCCTGGGCATCGGCGTGCACACCGGGAAATCCACGGCAGCGATCACCAGCGGCGAGCAGGGCCGCGTGACCGGCCTGGACTTCACGGACGGCACCCGCCTGGAGACGGAGCTGCTGGTGTTCAGCGCCGGGATTCGCCCGCGCGACGATCTGGCCCGGCAGACGGGCCTGACGGTCGGGGAGCGCGGCGGCATCCGGATCGACGACACGGGCCGCACGAGCGACCCGCACGTGTACGCCGCCGGCGAGTGCGCCCTGCACGACGGCCGCATCTACGGACTGGTGGCGCCCGGCTACCAGATGGCCAGGGTCGTGGCGGCCAGCGTCCTGACGGACCTGGGCCTGCTGACCGGCGAGCCCCCGCTGTTCCGGGGCGCGGACCTGAGCACCAAGCTGAAACTGCTGGGCGTGGAGGTCGCCTCGTTCGGGGACGCCAAAGGCACCACCGAAGGCTGCCGCACCGTGTCTCTGAGCGACAACGTGCGCGGCACGTACTCCAAGCTGGTCGTCAGCGCCGACGGCAGCCGCGTACTGGGCGGCCTGCTGGTCGGCGACACCGCCCGCTACGCGGATCTGCTGGACCTGACGCTGTCCGGCACGCCGCTGACCGTGCCACCCGAGACGCTGATCGTGCCGCCCCTGCCCGGCACCGGACTGGCCGCCACGGGCGACACGCTGATCTGCTCGTGCGAGAACGTGCGCGCCAGCGCCCTGTGCGCCGCCGTGCAGGACGGCGCGCGCGACGTGACCAGCCTGAAGAAGTGCACGGGCGCCGGCACCGGCTGCGGCGGCTGCGTGCCGAACATGCACGGCCTGCTGCAGACTGAACTGCGCCGCCTGGGCGTGGCGGTCACTAACCACCTGTGCGAGCACTACGCGCACTCCCGCCAGGAACTGTTCGATCTGATCCGCGTCCGGGGCCATGCGACCTGGGACAAGGTGCTCGCCGCGCACGGCAGTGGCCTGGGCTGCGAGATCTGCAAACCCGCCGTGGGCAGCATCCTGGCCAGCCTGCATAACGACCTGGTGGTCGCGCCGCAGCACGCGCCATTGCAGGACACGAACGACGCGTTCCTGGCGAACATCCAGAAGAACGGCACGTACTCGGTCATGCCGCGCGTGCCGGGCGGCGAGATCACCGCCGACGGACTGATCGCCATCGGCGCGGTCGCCAAACGCTTCGGGCTGTACTGCAAGATCACGGGCGGGCAGCGCATCGACCTGCTCGGCGCGCACGTGGACGACCTGCCCGCCATCTGGGAGGAACTCATCGCCGCCGGTTTCGAGAGCGGGCACGCGTACGGCAAGAGCCTGCGCACCGTCAAGAGCTGCGTCGGCAGCACATGGTGCCGCTACGGCGTGCAGGACTCCACCAGTCTCGCCGTGCGCCTGGAACTGCGCTACCGGGGCCTGCGCAGCCCGCACAAACTGAAGAGCGGCGTGTCCGGCTGCACCCGCGAGTGCGCCGAGGCCCGCAGCAAGGACTTCGGGATCATCGCCACCGAGCGCGGCTGGAACGTGTACGTCGGCGGGAACGGCGGCGTGACACCCAAGCACGCCGTGCTGCTCGCCAGTGACCTGAGCGAGGACGGGGTCATCACGCTGCTCGACCGCTACCTGATGTTCTACGTGCGGACCGCCGACCGCCTCCAGCGCACGAGCACGTGGTTGGAGAACCTGGACGGCGGCCTGGAGTACCTGCGGAGCGTGATCGTCGACGACCGCCTGGGCATCTGCGCCGAACTGGACGCCGCGATGGCCCGCCACGTCGGCAGTTACCGCGACGAGTGGGCGGCCGCCGTGCAGGACCCGGCCATCCGCGCCCGCTTCCGCACCTTCGTGAACTCCGACGCCCGTGACGACGGCATCCAGTGGGTGGATGAACGCGGCCAGATCCGCCCCGCCGACAACCCGCACCTGTACCCGCTGCCCCTGGGCGGCGACTGA
- the nirD gene encoding nitrite reductase small subunit NirD has product MTLTVSPIPPALPWTRVCAVSDILPGTGVCALIAGQQVAVFRVAGRVFALGNLDPFTGVGVLSRGLTGSYTRDGQTRLKVASPLLKHTFDLETGESLETPGVRVPVYATRTEGGDVWTGSLA; this is encoded by the coding sequence ATGACCCTCACCGTCTCCCCCATCCCACCTGCCCTGCCCTGGACGCGCGTGTGCGCCGTCAGCGACATCCTGCCCGGCACGGGCGTGTGCGCCCTGATCGCGGGGCAGCAGGTCGCGGTGTTCCGCGTCGCTGGGCGCGTGTTCGCCCTGGGCAACCTCGACCCGTTCACCGGTGTGGGCGTGCTCTCGCGCGGCCTGACCGGCAGTTACACCCGCGACGGTCAGACCCGCCTGAAGGTCGCCTCGCCCCTGCTGAAACACACCTTTGACCTCGAAACCGGCGAGAGCCTGGAAACCCCCGGCGTGCGCGTTCCCGTGTACGCCACCCGCACCGAAGGAGGTGACGTATGGACTGGTTCGCTGGCCTGA
- a CDS encoding uroporphyrinogen-III synthase translates to MDWFAGLNVLSLESRRSEEMDTLIRKYGGVPQVAPSMREMKLDLSAPLAQFERDLNAGDIHAVACLTGVGTRMFLKELAARDPQHLETLRGVPFVSRGSKPAQALKTFGLSSTIVPKPSTWHEVQEHLIATLERGQHAVILEYGEAVPTAMLRELGYAGIRVTSVPVYRCAFPQDTAPLARAVRDVILGGPDILLLSSGTQILHFLKYAEKLNLLEEARAGLHRMVVVSIGPACSEAAADLGLRIDLEANPHKMGILVRTAAEHGPAILAARLGRTG, encoded by the coding sequence ATGGACTGGTTCGCTGGCCTGAACGTACTGAGTCTGGAATCCCGCCGCAGTGAAGAGATGGACACCCTGATCCGCAAGTATGGTGGCGTGCCCCAGGTCGCCCCCAGCATGCGCGAGATGAAACTGGACCTGAGCGCACCGCTCGCGCAGTTCGAACGCGACCTGAACGCCGGGGACATTCACGCGGTCGCCTGCCTGACCGGCGTCGGCACCCGCATGTTCCTGAAAGAACTCGCGGCCCGTGACCCGCAGCACCTCGAGACCCTGCGCGGCGTGCCGTTCGTGTCGCGCGGCAGCAAACCCGCCCAGGCCCTCAAGACCTTCGGGCTGAGCAGCACCATCGTCCCCAAACCCAGCACCTGGCATGAGGTGCAGGAGCACCTGATCGCCACGCTGGAACGCGGGCAGCACGCCGTGATCCTCGAGTACGGCGAGGCCGTCCCGACCGCCATGCTGCGCGAACTCGGGTACGCCGGGATCCGCGTGACGAGCGTGCCGGTGTACCGCTGCGCGTTCCCGCAGGACACCGCCCCGCTGGCCAGGGCCGTGCGGGACGTGATCCTGGGCGGCCCGGACATCCTGCTGCTGTCGAGCGGCACGCAGATCCTGCACTTCCTGAAGTACGCCGAGAAACTGAACCTGCTCGAAGAGGCCCGCGCCGGCCTGCACCGCATGGTCGTGGTGTCCATCGGCCCGGCGTGCAGTGAGGCCGCCGCCGACCTGGGCCTGCGCATCGACCTGGAAGCCAACCCGCACAAGATGGGCATCCTGGTCCGCACGGCCGCCGAGCACGGCCCGGCGATCCTGGCCGCGCGTCTGGGCCGCACCGGCTGA
- a CDS encoding PAS domain S-box protein — protein sequence MSDLETQLFVAMFKKSPIGMALVSPLGRFMTVNDALCALLGYPRERLLTLTFQDITHPDDLDADLTLLRQLMDGDITQYEMRKRYRHANGELLWAQLNVSMILGDDGGPAFFVSQIQGLPVPAPTQPAPVSG from the coding sequence ATGTCCGACCTTGAAACGCAGCTGTTCGTCGCGATGTTCAAGAAGTCGCCCATCGGCATGGCGCTGGTCTCCCCGCTGGGGCGATTCATGACCGTGAACGACGCCCTGTGCGCCCTGCTGGGCTACCCGCGCGAGCGTCTGCTGACCCTGACCTTTCAGGACATCACCCACCCAGACGACCTCGACGCGGACCTGACCCTGCTGCGCCAGCTGATGGACGGCGACATCACCCAGTACGAGATGCGCAAACGCTACCGGCACGCGAACGGTGAACTGCTGTGGGCGCAGCTGAACGTCTCCATGATCCTCGGAGACGACGGCGGCCCCGCCTTCTTCGTCTCGCAGATCCAGGGTCTGCCCGTCCCGGCACCCACCCAGCCCGCCCCCGTCAGCGGCTGA
- a CDS encoding iron-siderophore ABC transporter substrate-binding protein, translating into MRVLLPLTLTLLTGAAGAAGYPVTVTHTSGQTTLRAEPRRVVALGPHALDLLLSLGVQPVGYGEASHIATRDYGSPIRQIRYLGSRVTGAPINVGDRFNPNQEVLLSMKPDLIVGENYAAANYPALTRLAPTLLFHGIHSGDWQKSIVTLGRALNREPQARAVLNRHATFIRRAAQDVPAPLRGARALVVWNAGGPQRDVFTVLGPRDWTGGFFQSLGFRLTLPGSADPALGEGYRKVSSEALASLDADVVFLIASSRNTTAQARRDWQANPLAQRLNASRSGRVYVLDAQLFSRLRGSIAEELMVRELQRQWKP; encoded by the coding sequence ATGCGTGTCCTGCTTCCCCTCACCCTGACCCTCCTGACCGGCGCCGCTGGGGCTGCGGGCTACCCCGTGACCGTCACCCACACCTCCGGGCAGACGACCCTGCGCGCCGAACCCCGCCGGGTCGTCGCGCTCGGCCCGCACGCCCTGGACCTGCTGCTCTCTCTCGGCGTGCAACCCGTCGGGTACGGCGAGGCCTCGCACATCGCCACGCGCGACTACGGCTCCCCCATCCGCCAGATCCGCTACCTGGGCAGCCGCGTGACCGGCGCACCCATCAACGTCGGGGACCGCTTCAACCCCAACCAGGAAGTGCTGCTGTCCATGAAACCCGACCTGATCGTCGGCGAGAACTACGCCGCCGCGAACTACCCGGCCCTGACCCGGCTGGCCCCCACCCTGCTGTTTCACGGCATCCACAGCGGCGACTGGCAGAAGAGCATCGTGACGCTGGGCCGCGCCTTGAACCGCGAACCGCAGGCCAGAGCGGTCCTGAACCGCCACGCGACCTTCATCCGCCGCGCCGCGCAGGACGTGCCCGCCCCGCTGCGCGGCGCCCGCGCCCTGGTCGTCTGGAACGCCGGAGGCCCGCAACGGGACGTGTTCACGGTCCTCGGGCCACGCGACTGGACCGGCGGGTTCTTCCAGAGCCTGGGCTTCCGGCTGACCCTGCCCGGCAGCGCCGACCCCGCCCTCGGCGAGGGCTACCGCAAGGTCAGCAGCGAGGCCCTGGCCAGCCTGGACGCCGACGTGGTCTTCCTGATCGCGTCGAGCCGCAACACCACCGCGCAGGCCCGCCGCGACTGGCAGGCCAACCCGCTCGCGCAGCGCCTGAACGCCAGCCGCAGCGGCCGCGTGTACGTCCTGGACGCGCAACTGTTCAGCCGCCTGCGCGGCTCCATCGCCGAGGAACTGATGGTCCGCGAACTCCAGCGGCAGTGGAAGCCCTGA
- a CDS encoding ABC transporter ATP-binding protein: MTDPSTAGPLTADRPTAERPAPLSTRDLRLGYGQNVIIPDLNLSIPAGQVTSIIGPNGCGKSTLLRALARLLPPGRGQVLLDGQALHTLTGRDIARRLAILPQGPTAPEGLSVEELVWFGRHPHQGRFPVRRPGDREAVEWALDQTGMRVFAGRALDDLSGGQRQRAWIAMSLAQQTDILLLDEPTTYLDPAHQLEVLHLAQRLNREQGKTVVMVLHDLNQAARYSDHLIALRGGEIYAHGPAARVLTHDMLRDVFGLKAHLLTDPDTGCPHVIPYALTR, encoded by the coding sequence ATGACCGACCCCTCCACTGCCGGCCCCCTCACTGCCGACCGGCCCACTGCTGAACGGCCTGCGCCGCTCTCCACCCGCGACCTGCGCCTCGGGTACGGCCAGAACGTCATCATCCCGGACCTGAACCTGAGCATTCCGGCCGGGCAGGTCACGTCCATCATCGGCCCGAACGGCTGCGGCAAGAGCACCCTGCTGCGCGCCCTGGCCCGGTTGCTCCCACCGGGACGCGGGCAGGTGCTGCTGGACGGTCAGGCGCTGCACACCCTGACGGGCCGCGACATCGCCCGCCGCCTCGCCATCCTCCCGCAGGGCCCCACCGCGCCCGAGGGCCTGAGCGTCGAGGAACTCGTGTGGTTCGGCCGGCACCCGCACCAGGGCCGCTTTCCCGTCCGCCGCCCCGGCGACCGCGAGGCCGTCGAGTGGGCGCTCGACCAGACCGGCATGCGCGTCTTCGCCGGCCGCGCCCTCGACGACCTCAGTGGCGGGCAGCGGCAACGCGCCTGGATCGCCATGAGCCTCGCGCAGCAGACCGACATCCTGCTGCTGGACGAACCCACCACCTACCTCGACCCCGCCCACCAGCTCGAGGTCCTGCACCTCGCGCAGCGCCTGAACCGCGAGCAGGGCAAGACGGTCGTGATGGTCCTGCACGACCTGAACCAGGCCGCCCGCTACAGCGACCACCTGATCGCCCTGCGGGGCGGCGAGATCTACGCGCACGGCCCGGCCGCCAGGGTCCTGACGCACGACATGCTGCGCGACGTGTTCGGCCTGAAAGCGCACCTGCTGACCGACCCGGACACCGGCTGCCCGCACGTCATCCCCTACGCCCTGACCCGCTGA
- a CDS encoding iron ABC transporter permease, producing the protein MTALPGGAPRFTTARAVTVAVILAALCAVLGILALGLGAVPTPARSVLAALLGGGDDLTRQLVLELRAPRVAVALLCGAMFAASGTVMQGVIRNPLASPDLIGVGAGAGLAATVFLLAWPAAPPGGLPWAALAGAWGGFGLVLLLAQERGGRLHPVRLALVGVAVAAALGAAQQLVLVRAPDGLGSALTFLTGTVYGADSVRAARLLPWALVLLPAAWVLHRTLDILNLGEDLATSLGTRVNPSRLLALGVGVALAGAAVTGAGILGFVGLLAPHVARLLVGARHARALPVSMLLGAALVLAADTLGRTLLPPLEVPAGLLTTLVGAPYFLYLLRKTP; encoded by the coding sequence GTGACCGCCCTTCCCGGAGGCGCGCCGCGCTTCACGACCGCCCGCGCCGTCACGGTCGCCGTGATCCTGGCCGCCCTGTGCGCCGTGCTGGGCATCCTGGCGCTGGGGCTGGGCGCCGTCCCGACCCCGGCCCGCTCGGTGCTGGCGGCCCTGCTGGGCGGCGGGGACGACCTGACCCGTCAACTCGTGCTGGAGCTGCGCGCCCCGCGCGTGGCTGTGGCGCTGCTGTGCGGCGCGATGTTCGCCGCGTCCGGCACGGTCATGCAGGGCGTGATCCGCAACCCGCTCGCCTCGCCGGACCTGATCGGCGTGGGGGCCGGGGCGGGACTGGCCGCAACCGTGTTCCTGCTCGCGTGGCCCGCCGCGCCTCCCGGCGGCCTGCCGTGGGCGGCGCTGGCCGGCGCGTGGGGCGGCTTCGGGCTGGTGCTGCTGCTCGCGCAGGAACGCGGCGGGCGGCTGCACCCGGTACGACTGGCGCTGGTGGGCGTGGCCGTGGCCGCCGCGCTGGGGGCCGCGCAGCAACTCGTCCTCGTCCGCGCGCCCGACGGCCTGGGCAGCGCCCTGACCTTCCTGACCGGCACCGTGTACGGCGCCGACAGCGTCCGCGCCGCGCGCCTGCTCCCGTGGGCGCTGGTGCTGCTGCCCGCCGCGTGGGTGCTGCACCGCACGCTGGACATCCTGAACCTCGGCGAGGACCTCGCCACCAGCCTCGGGACGCGCGTGAACCCCTCGCGGCTGCTGGCGCTGGGCGTGGGCGTGGCCCTGGCGGGCGCCGCCGTGACCGGCGCGGGTATCCTGGGCTTCGTGGGCCTGCTCGCCCCGCACGTGGCGCGGCTGCTGGTCGGCGCGCGGCACGCCCGCGCCCTGCCGGTCTCGATGCTGCTGGGCGCGGCGCTGGTCCTGGCGGCCGACACGCTGGGCCGCACGCTGCTGCCCCCCCTGGAAGTCCCGGCCGGACTGCTGACCACCCTGGTCGGCGCGCCGTACTTCCTGTACCTGCTGAGGAAAACTCCATGA
- a CDS encoding ABC transporter substrate-binding protein, translating into MPDRISRSALLTALLPALLLAPGASAAPVSVPTDRGTLSLPAPARRVVALEYSFVDTLLALGVRPVGAALGTQGGDRGAPPYLRPKVGGITHTGSRAQPSLEAMAAARPDLILADALVHKDSAAGFARLAPTAVFPSRRADLDELNNQTLQIGRLVGREAAARQLLADQKTLIAKARAFTKKNAPTFVAGVVTPTSFTVHTQGSFAGSFLEAVGRRNAVPVRDGQTQFETSLEGLVALNPQTLVLFTAPDEKPVTDTWAKNPLWQKLSAVKRGRVYTFDRDDWTRGRGPTALKLMTAQAIESRFLQDAAPARGYQYQP; encoded by the coding sequence ATGCCCGACCGAATCTCCCGTTCTGCCCTCCTGACCGCCCTCCTCCCGGCCCTGCTGCTCGCTCCCGGAGCGTCCGCCGCGCCGGTCAGCGTGCCCACCGACCGTGGCACCCTGAGCCTCCCCGCACCCGCCCGGCGGGTCGTGGCGCTCGAATACTCCTTCGTGGACACCCTGCTGGCGCTGGGCGTGCGGCCGGTCGGCGCGGCGCTCGGCACGCAGGGCGGCGACCGGGGCGCGCCCCCCTACCTGCGCCCGAAGGTGGGCGGCATCACCCACACCGGCAGCCGCGCGCAGCCCAGCCTGGAGGCCATGGCCGCCGCCCGCCCGGACCTGATCCTCGCGGACGCCCTGGTTCACAAGGACAGCGCCGCCGGGTTCGCGCGCCTCGCGCCGACCGCCGTGTTCCCCAGCCGCCGCGCCGACCTGGACGAACTGAACAACCAGACCCTCCAGATCGGCCGGCTGGTGGGCCGCGAGGCCGCCGCGCGGCAACTCCTGGCCGACCAGAAGACCCTGATCGCCAAGGCCCGCGCCTTCACGAAAAAGAACGCCCCGACCTTCGTGGCGGGCGTGGTCACGCCCACGTCGTTCACGGTGCACACGCAGGGCAGCTTCGCCGGCAGCTTCCTGGAGGCGGTGGGGCGCCGCAACGCCGTGCCGGTCCGTGACGGGCAGACGCAGTTCGAGACCAGCCTCGAGGGTCTGGTCGCCCTGAACCCGCAGACGCTGGTGCTGTTCACCGCCCCCGACGAGAAGCCCGTCACGGACACCTGGGCGAAAAACCCGCTGTGGCAGAAACTCAGCGCCGTGAAACGCGGCCGGGTGTACACCTTCGACCGGGACGACTGGACCCGTGGGCGCGGCCCGACCGCCCTGAAACTCATGACCGCGCAGGCCATCGAGAGCCGCTTCCTGCAGGACGCCGCGCCCGCACGGGGCTACCAGTACCAGCCGTGA